In Mercurialis annua linkage group LG6, ddMerAnnu1.2, whole genome shotgun sequence, the following are encoded in one genomic region:
- the LOC126686813 gene encoding telomere repeat-binding protein 5 isoform X1 has product MVLQKRLDYGFNGYQVPPTPRATRSVRRRGSFKKKADENQMCAFDLLAIVAGNLLHEKVSTPSSSNTSADKDQCTVVNNTVKKECKGNGMKVEAHDHDNRGRSFFVSEIVSQGNEQNRCSSDLNLGLASPVATSDCAEKFDAKKLSDCKLESETKKIIKDEPPKSVKVFNDTVANKHVSLSSYPTNRDDVIVDSRDDDENSSGCTHPSTTKKFYRPGPQSGDRRIRKILASKYWKVAPRLKDLTLTNTDGDLKPLYHKRKNYYNYQRSERLYPFKKRRHFVCGSQSNSEEGICKKLSSDSSKKHNNRDAAVFYHKMREATAASSSVAGHRNSFQPRDSHVKLRIKSFKVPELFIEIPENATVGLLKRTVMDAVTAILGGGLRIGVLLQGKKVRDDNKTLTQTGIAHSNQLDALGFSLEPNPSQPPPSLSPQDSSFLLSCDAPQPLSRYSPVRSMMHQATSCGSPEHAANLGNFMESDHDSAPSSTDMSIDRSTIGSKALIPLSEMHVETLAVAPAHRKSKQSEIVQRRIRRPFSVTEVEALVQAVEKLGTGRWRDVKLRAFDNAKHRTYVDLKDKWKTLVHTARIAPQQRRGEPVPQELLDRVLMAHAYWSQQQAKQQVKQQQSETCLLLCEELGST; this is encoded by the exons ATGGTGTTGCAGAAGAGGTTAGATTACGGATTTAATGGATACCAGGTTCCTCCTACACCTCGCGCTACCAGATCGGTTAGG agGCGAGGCTCCTTTAAGAAGAAAGCTGACGAGAATCAAATGTGCGCATTTGACTTATTGGCCATTGTAGCCGGAAACTTGTTGCATGAGAAAGTAAGTACTCCTAGTTCTAGTAATACTTCCGCGGACAAAGATCAGTGCACTGTTGTGAATAATACTGTTAAAAAGGAATGTAAAGGAAATGGTATGAAAGTCGAAGCTCATGATCATGATAACCGTGGTAGAAGTTTCTTTGTTTCCGAGATTGTCTCCCAAGGTAACGAACAAAATCGATGTTCTAGTGATCTCAATTTAGGATTAGCTTCTCCGGTAGCAACTTCTGACTGTGCAGAGAAGTTTGATGCCAAAAAGTTGAGCGACTGTAAATTAGAGAgtgaaactaaaaaaataattaaagatgAGCCCCCAAAATCTGTGAAGGTGTTTAATGACACTGTGGCTAATAAACATGTTTCCCTTAGTTCTTATCCCACAAACAGGGATGATGTAATTGTAGATAGTAGAGATGATGACGAAAACTCTTCTGGGTGTACTCACCCTAGCACCACTAAAAAATTCTATAGGCCAGGACCACAGAGTGGAGATCGAAGAATAAGGAAAATTTTGGCCTCGAAATACTGGAAAGTAGCTCCGAGACTGAAGGATTTGACGCTTACCAACACAG ATGGTGACTTGAAACCTCTTTACCATAAAAGGAAAAACTATTACAATTATCAGAGATCGGAAAGGTTATATCCTTTCAAAAAGAGGAGACATTTTGTCTGCGGTTCACAATCAAATTCTGAAGAAggaatttgtaaaaaattatcGTCTGATTCGTCCAAGAAGCACAATAACAGAGATGCTGCTGTTTTCTATCATAAGATGCGTGAAG CAACTGCAGCCTCATCTTCAGTTGCAGGTCACCGCAATTCATTCCAACCTAGGGATTCCCACG TGAAGCTTAGGATAAAGTCTTTCAAGGTACCGGAGCTGTTCATTGAGATTCCGGAAAATGCAACTGTTGGTTTATTAAAG AGGACTGTTATGGATGCTGTGACTGCTATACTTGGAGGTGGACTACGTATTGGTGTGCTTCTTCAGGGAAAAAAGGTTCGGGATGACAATAAAACGTTAACGCAGACTGGAATTGCTCACAGTAATCAGTTGGATGCTTTAGGTTTTAGTCTGGAACCTAATCCTTCTCAACCTCCCCCTTCTTTGAGTCCTCAAGACTCATCATTTCTGCTTTCTTGTGATGCACCACAACCTTTAAGCAG GTATTCACCTGTTCGAAGTATGATGCATCAAGCCACATCTTGTGGTTCTCCAGAGCATGCAGCAAATTTAGGGAATTTCATGGAAAGTGACCATGATTCCGCTCCCTCTTCTACTGATATGTCGATTGACAGAAGCACAATCGGCTCAAAAGCTTTGATTCCCTTATCAGAAATGCATGTAGAGACGCTAGCTGTGGCTCCAGCACACCGGAAGTCGAAACAATCCGAGATTGTGCAACGCCGAATTCGTCGACCTTTCTCTGTTACTGAAGTTGAAGCATTGGTGCAAGCAGTTGAGAAACTTGGAACTGGGAG ATGGCGGGATGTTAAACTGCGAGCTTTTGACAACGCAAAGCACCGAACTTATGTGGATTTGAAG GATAAATGGAAAACGCTCGTGCACACGGCGAGAATCGCCCCTCAACAAAGGAGGGGAGAGCCGGTCCCGCAGGAGCTCTTGGACCGGGTCCTAATGGCTCACGCATACTGGTCCCAGCAACAAGCTAAGCAACAGGTGAAACAGCAACAATCAGAAACTTGCCTCCTCCTGTGTGAAGAGTTGGGCAGCACATAA
- the LOC126686813 gene encoding telomere repeat-binding protein 5 isoform X2, whose amino-acid sequence MVLQKRLDYGFNGYQVPPTPRATRSVRRRGSFKKKADENQMCAFDLLAIVAGNLLHEKVSTPSSSNTSADKDQCTVVNNTVKKECKGNGMKVEAHDHDNRGRSFFVSEIVSQGNEQNRCSSDLNLGLASPVATSDCAEKFDAKKLSDCKLESETKKIIKDEPPKSVKVFNDTVANKHVSLSSYPTNRDDVIVDSRDDDENSSGCTHPSTTKKFYRPGPQSGDRRIRKILASKYWKVAPRLKDLTLTNTDGDLKPLYHKRKNYYNYQRSERLYPFKKRRHFVCGSQSNSEEGICKKLSSDSSKKHNNRDAAVFYHKMREATAASSSVAGHRNSFQPRDSHVKLRIKSFKVPELFIEIPENATVGLLKRTVMDAVTAILGGGLRIGVLLQGKKVRDDNKTLTQTGIAHSNQLDALGFSLEPNPSQPPPSLSPQDSSFLLSCDAPQPLSRYSPVRSMMHQATSCGSPEHAANLGNFMESDHDSAPSSTDMSIDRSTIGSKALIPLSEMHVETLAVAPAHRKSKQSEIVQRRIRRPFSVTEVEALVQAVEKLGTGRWRDVKLRAFDNAKHRTYVDLKTLWLLGPHFMRAFSWFNMFNKTVACMTG is encoded by the exons ATGGTGTTGCAGAAGAGGTTAGATTACGGATTTAATGGATACCAGGTTCCTCCTACACCTCGCGCTACCAGATCGGTTAGG agGCGAGGCTCCTTTAAGAAGAAAGCTGACGAGAATCAAATGTGCGCATTTGACTTATTGGCCATTGTAGCCGGAAACTTGTTGCATGAGAAAGTAAGTACTCCTAGTTCTAGTAATACTTCCGCGGACAAAGATCAGTGCACTGTTGTGAATAATACTGTTAAAAAGGAATGTAAAGGAAATGGTATGAAAGTCGAAGCTCATGATCATGATAACCGTGGTAGAAGTTTCTTTGTTTCCGAGATTGTCTCCCAAGGTAACGAACAAAATCGATGTTCTAGTGATCTCAATTTAGGATTAGCTTCTCCGGTAGCAACTTCTGACTGTGCAGAGAAGTTTGATGCCAAAAAGTTGAGCGACTGTAAATTAGAGAgtgaaactaaaaaaataattaaagatgAGCCCCCAAAATCTGTGAAGGTGTTTAATGACACTGTGGCTAATAAACATGTTTCCCTTAGTTCTTATCCCACAAACAGGGATGATGTAATTGTAGATAGTAGAGATGATGACGAAAACTCTTCTGGGTGTACTCACCCTAGCACCACTAAAAAATTCTATAGGCCAGGACCACAGAGTGGAGATCGAAGAATAAGGAAAATTTTGGCCTCGAAATACTGGAAAGTAGCTCCGAGACTGAAGGATTTGACGCTTACCAACACAG ATGGTGACTTGAAACCTCTTTACCATAAAAGGAAAAACTATTACAATTATCAGAGATCGGAAAGGTTATATCCTTTCAAAAAGAGGAGACATTTTGTCTGCGGTTCACAATCAAATTCTGAAGAAggaatttgtaaaaaattatcGTCTGATTCGTCCAAGAAGCACAATAACAGAGATGCTGCTGTTTTCTATCATAAGATGCGTGAAG CAACTGCAGCCTCATCTTCAGTTGCAGGTCACCGCAATTCATTCCAACCTAGGGATTCCCACG TGAAGCTTAGGATAAAGTCTTTCAAGGTACCGGAGCTGTTCATTGAGATTCCGGAAAATGCAACTGTTGGTTTATTAAAG AGGACTGTTATGGATGCTGTGACTGCTATACTTGGAGGTGGACTACGTATTGGTGTGCTTCTTCAGGGAAAAAAGGTTCGGGATGACAATAAAACGTTAACGCAGACTGGAATTGCTCACAGTAATCAGTTGGATGCTTTAGGTTTTAGTCTGGAACCTAATCCTTCTCAACCTCCCCCTTCTTTGAGTCCTCAAGACTCATCATTTCTGCTTTCTTGTGATGCACCACAACCTTTAAGCAG GTATTCACCTGTTCGAAGTATGATGCATCAAGCCACATCTTGTGGTTCTCCAGAGCATGCAGCAAATTTAGGGAATTTCATGGAAAGTGACCATGATTCCGCTCCCTCTTCTACTGATATGTCGATTGACAGAAGCACAATCGGCTCAAAAGCTTTGATTCCCTTATCAGAAATGCATGTAGAGACGCTAGCTGTGGCTCCAGCACACCGGAAGTCGAAACAATCCGAGATTGTGCAACGCCGAATTCGTCGACCTTTCTCTGTTACTGAAGTTGAAGCATTGGTGCAAGCAGTTGAGAAACTTGGAACTGGGAG ATGGCGGGATGTTAAACTGCGAGCTTTTGACAACGCAAAGCACCGAACTTATGTGGATTTGAAG ACTTTGTGGCTTTTGGGTCCACATTTCATGAGGGCATTTAGTTGGTTTAATATGTTCAACAAAACAGTTGCTTGTATGACAG GATAA